The Bacillus vallismortis genome window below encodes:
- a CDS encoding flavin reductase family protein, with protein MYIFQADQLSAKDTYKLLSGTVIPRPIAFVTTLSSSGAINAAPFSFYNVVSSDPPLLSISVNRAGGRQKDTARNAVENGEFVVHVSDEAIIEDINETAASLGPDESELTRTSLHPVESKSVSVPGIKEARIRFECTLEQHMTFDNDQGVTTADLLIGRVICFHLDEKVYDAEKGYVLTDELKPASRLAGNHYAKLGEEFTLVRPS; from the coding sequence ATGTACATATTTCAAGCTGATCAACTTAGTGCCAAAGACACATACAAGCTATTGTCAGGTACCGTCATCCCCCGCCCCATCGCCTTTGTAACCACACTTTCTTCAAGCGGAGCGATAAATGCCGCGCCTTTTAGTTTTTATAACGTTGTCAGCTCAGATCCTCCGCTTCTCAGTATTTCTGTTAACCGAGCGGGAGGACGCCAAAAAGATACAGCCCGAAACGCGGTGGAGAACGGAGAATTTGTCGTACATGTCAGTGATGAAGCCATCATTGAAGACATCAATGAAACGGCGGCAAGCTTAGGGCCGGACGAAAGCGAACTCACCCGCACCTCGCTTCATCCTGTCGAAAGCAAATCTGTTTCGGTTCCAGGCATTAAGGAAGCCCGCATTCGCTTTGAATGCACATTAGAGCAGCATATGACGTTCGACAATGATCAAGGCGTGACCACAGCTGATCTGCTCATTGGCAGAGTCATCTGCTTCCACCTCGATGAAAAGGTGTATGATGCAGAAAAAGGATATGTTTTAACAGATGAATTAAAGCCTGCCTCAAGATTGGCGGGCAACCACTATGCGAAGCTCGGCGAAGAATTTACGCTGGTTCGTCCCAGTTGA
- a CDS encoding DUF4181 domain-containing protein: MSGTHFLIVILVAAFINTVFYVYARKKLGISKPPWWYKPVNSTQGLVEVVLLILLGFSLLRFPPEIMLIFYLFVINGFRTFMEWKYERENKQYVHYLFSTFLSLVIFIYICIFI, translated from the coding sequence ATGTCAGGCACTCATTTTTTGATTGTGATACTGGTCGCAGCTTTTATCAATACTGTTTTTTATGTCTATGCCCGAAAAAAACTAGGCATCTCTAAACCGCCTTGGTGGTATAAACCTGTAAATAGCACACAAGGGCTGGTGGAAGTCGTCTTGCTCATTTTATTAGGGTTTTCTTTATTACGCTTTCCTCCAGAGATTATGCTTATTTTCTATCTATTCGTGATAAATGGTTTCCGTACATTTATGGAATGGAAATATGAGCGTGAAAATAAACAATACGTACACTACTTATTTAGTACTTTCCTTTCTCTAGTCATTTTTATTTATATTTGTATTTTCATCTAA
- the ggt gene encoding gamma-glutamyltransferase, giving the protein MNKSVIGTKQMVVSPHYLASQAGNRILDKGGNAFDAAVAVSACLAVVYPHMTGLGGDSFWLTFHQETKAVRVYNGSGRSGKNVTRDVYKGKSTIPLRGIESAITVPGMVDSWDAILKEYGHMSLADVLEPARDYAQNGFPVSADQCRHTETNLELLASAPYTADIFTRSGKAPVPGERFVQKELADSLNMLAEKGRSAFYEGDIAQRIVSYLQQNGSCMTLDDFKAHRGEWTEPVSSDYRGYSMYQAPPNSQGFTGLLTLNILENYDFHKIEHGSFEYYHVLVEALKKSFLDRNAVLTDPAFADIPIEKLLDKKYAKQLAEEIGYLAEPAESRPVGSDTAYAAVFDADGNAVSFIQSLYFEFGSAVTAGDTGILLQNRGSFFSLDQDHVNTLEPRKRSFHTLMPAMACKGGKPKILYGTQGGEGQPQTQTAMITRMLDYGMHPQQAISEPRWVWGRTWGEEYEGLRVEGRFSEETIEKLKDSGHLVEVVGDYDPLMGHAAAIKVDEEGFLQGGADPRGDGAAVGV; this is encoded by the coding sequence ATGAACAAATCTGTCATCGGTACAAAGCAAATGGTCGTCAGCCCGCATTATCTTGCTTCTCAAGCTGGAAATCGCATACTGGACAAGGGAGGTAACGCGTTTGATGCCGCTGTGGCTGTAAGTGCTTGTCTGGCAGTTGTGTATCCGCATATGACAGGGCTTGGCGGGGATTCCTTTTGGCTGACCTTTCACCAGGAAACAAAGGCGGTAAGAGTCTACAATGGCAGCGGCCGTTCAGGGAAAAATGTGACGAGAGATGTTTATAAGGGAAAAAGCACGATTCCGCTGCGGGGGATCGAAAGTGCCATTACCGTTCCGGGGATGGTTGATAGCTGGGATGCGATACTGAAGGAGTACGGACATATGTCTCTTGCGGATGTGCTGGAACCCGCACGAGACTATGCCCAAAATGGGTTTCCAGTATCAGCTGATCAGTGCCGTCACACAGAAACAAATCTTGAACTGCTGGCCTCCGCGCCTTACACGGCCGACATCTTCACAAGAAGCGGCAAAGCGCCTGTCCCGGGAGAGCGGTTTGTGCAAAAAGAACTTGCAGACAGTTTGAACATGCTTGCCGAAAAAGGAAGAAGCGCATTTTATGAAGGAGATATCGCTCAACGAATTGTCTCGTATTTACAGCAAAACGGCAGCTGCATGACACTTGATGATTTTAAAGCGCACCGGGGCGAGTGGACGGAGCCTGTATCAAGTGATTACCGAGGGTACAGCATGTACCAGGCGCCGCCGAATTCTCAGGGATTTACCGGTTTATTGACGCTGAACATTTTGGAAAACTATGATTTCCACAAAATTGAGCACGGCTCTTTTGAGTATTATCATGTGTTAGTGGAGGCGCTGAAAAAGAGTTTCCTAGATCGAAATGCCGTCTTGACTGATCCGGCGTTTGCTGACATTCCAATTGAAAAGCTTTTGGACAAAAAGTATGCAAAACAATTGGCGGAAGAAATCGGTTATCTGGCAGAACCGGCAGAAAGCAGGCCAGTGGGAAGTGACACTGCATATGCGGCCGTCTTCGATGCGGATGGCAATGCAGTGTCATTCATTCAAAGCCTGTACTTTGAATTTGGCTCGGCTGTCACTGCTGGTGATACAGGCATATTACTGCAAAATCGCGGGTCATTTTTCTCATTGGATCAAGATCATGTCAATACGCTTGAACCGAGAAAGCGCAGCTTCCATACCCTGATGCCGGCTATGGCCTGCAAAGGCGGGAAACCGAAAATCCTGTACGGCACACAAGGCGGAGAAGGCCAGCCGCAAACCCAGACGGCCATGATAACCCGAATGCTGGACTACGGAATGCATCCGCAGCAGGCAATAAGCGAACCGCGCTGGGTATGGGGCAGAACGTGGGGAGAGGAATATGAAGGTCTCAGAGTCGAGGGCAGATTCTCAGAGGAAACCATCGAAAAGCTGAAAGACAGCGGGCATCTCGTGGAGGTTGTCGGTGACTATGATCCGCTGATGGGGCATGCGGCAGCAATCAAAGTGGATGAGGAAGGCTTCCTCCAAGGCGGAGCCGACCCGCGGGGGGATGGGGCGGCTGTGGGGGTTTGA
- the chrS gene encoding chromate efflux transcriptional regulator ChrS produces MSHEYQIPNLVLDEIDKQILTILHEEGRISYTDLGKRVDLSRVAVQARINQLIEAGVIEKFTAVINPAKIGIHVSVFFNVEVEPQFLEEVALKLEEEPAVTSLYHMTGPSKLHMHGIFANDQEMEEFLTKRLYPLRGVVSVDCQMLIKRYKSRMGMKL; encoded by the coding sequence TTGAGTCATGAATATCAAATCCCCAACCTTGTTCTTGATGAGATCGACAAACAAATTCTCACCATTTTACACGAGGAAGGCAGGATATCTTATACGGATCTTGGCAAAAGAGTTGATTTATCACGGGTCGCCGTACAGGCTCGTATCAACCAATTAATCGAAGCCGGTGTTATTGAAAAATTCACCGCTGTCATCAATCCCGCTAAAATCGGCATTCATGTATCCGTGTTTTTCAATGTCGAGGTCGAGCCGCAGTTTTTAGAAGAGGTCGCTCTTAAGCTTGAGGAAGAGCCTGCGGTCACCAGCCTTTATCACATGACAGGCCCGAGCAAGCTGCATATGCACGGGATCTTTGCCAACGATCAAGAAATGGAAGAGTTTTTAACAAAACGGCTGTATCCGCTGCGAGGCGTCGTCAGCGTTGATTGCCAGATGCTGATCAAACGATACAAAAGCCGTATGGGAATGAAGCTGTAA
- the chrB gene encoding chromate efflux transporter subunit ChrB, with protein MKNHPYRDMTAAMVRTGILGFGGGPSVIPLIRHEAVNKYKWIDDDEFGEILAIANALPGPIATKMAAYLGFKLKGTLGAIVATLAHILPTCLAMVGLFAAVNVLSHSAVVAGMIGAVTPVIAVMLGIMAYEFGQKALKGFGWVTGILFFIIAFIGLQTLQINPGLVIIIFLAYGAFHFRLKDKITNKHSKDKGMSAS; from the coding sequence ATGAAAAATCATCCTTATCGGGATATGACAGCCGCAATGGTGCGTACCGGAATTTTAGGGTTCGGGGGCGGACCTTCCGTGATTCCGCTGATCCGCCATGAAGCGGTCAATAAATATAAATGGATTGACGATGATGAGTTCGGAGAAATATTAGCGATCGCTAATGCGCTTCCCGGACCGATTGCCACAAAAATGGCTGCGTATTTGGGCTTCAAGCTAAAAGGCACATTAGGCGCGATTGTCGCAACCCTGGCCCATATTCTGCCTACTTGTCTTGCTATGGTGGGCTTGTTTGCCGCTGTAAATGTCTTAAGCCATTCAGCAGTTGTTGCCGGCATGATTGGTGCTGTAACACCGGTCATTGCGGTAATGCTCGGTATCATGGCATACGAGTTTGGCCAAAAAGCGCTTAAAGGTTTCGGCTGGGTTACAGGCATCCTGTTTTTTATCATTGCTTTTATCGGCCTGCAAACGCTACAGATCAATCCGGGCCTTGTCATTATCATTTTCCTAGCGTACGGAGCGTTTCATTTTAGATTAAAAGACAAAATCACAAATAAACATTCAAAAGATAAAGGAATGTCGGCCTCATGA
- the chrA gene encoding chromate resistance efflux protein ChrA has translation MIMIYLFMAFFIANLLGYGGGPASIPLMFEEVVNRYSWLSNDQFSNMLALANALPGPIATKIAAYVGYSAGGWPGFLVALIATIVPSALALIVLLRIIQRFRQSPVIKGMTLSVQPVIAVMMLILTWQIGADGIKAIGWIQSIVIAGISLLAMTKFKMHPAFLIIAAFLYGGLVIPHL, from the coding sequence ATGATTATGATTTATTTATTTATGGCGTTTTTTATCGCAAACCTACTCGGATACGGTGGCGGACCTGCGTCTATCCCGCTGATGTTTGAAGAAGTTGTCAACAGATACAGCTGGCTTTCAAACGACCAATTCTCAAATATGCTCGCGCTTGCGAACGCATTGCCGGGACCGATCGCAACCAAAATCGCCGCCTATGTCGGGTACAGCGCCGGCGGGTGGCCCGGCTTTCTGGTTGCGCTGATCGCAACCATTGTACCGTCGGCGCTCGCATTGATCGTCCTGCTGCGCATCATTCAGCGCTTCCGCCAATCACCCGTCATCAAGGGCATGACGCTATCCGTTCAGCCTGTCATCGCGGTCATGATGCTCATTCTTACCTGGCAAATCGGCGCCGATGGCATCAAAGCGATCGGCTGGATCCAATCTATCGTGATTGCGGGGATTTCCCTTCTTGCCATGACAAAATTCAAGATGCATCCGGCATTTCTGATTATCGCGGCATTTTTGTATGGCGGTCTTGTGATTCCTCATTTGTAG
- a CDS encoding flavodoxin family protein yields MKIAVINGGTRSGGNTDILAEKTVQGFDAEHIHLRKYHIQPIEDLRHAEGGFGPVQDDYDSIIERTLPCDILIFATPIYWFGMSGTLKLFIDRWSQTLRDPRFPDFQQQMSMKQAYVAAVGGDNPKIKGLPLIQQFEHIFAFMRMPFKGYVLGEGNRPGDILDDHQALSAASRLLKRHDAI; encoded by the coding sequence ATGAAAATTGCGGTTATTAATGGCGGCACGCGGTCTGGCGGAAATACGGATATTCTTGCGGAGAAAACTGTTCAAGGATTCGATGCAGAACACATTCATTTACGTAAATATCATATCCAGCCAATTGAAGATTTGCGCCATGCTGAAGGCGGCTTTGGCCCGGTTCAAGATGACTACGATTCAATCATTGAACGGACATTGCCATGCGATATTCTCATATTCGCTACCCCCATTTATTGGTTCGGCATGTCAGGAACGTTAAAGCTGTTTATTGATCGCTGGTCTCAGACATTGAGAGATCCCCGATTTCCTGATTTTCAACAGCAAATGTCGATGAAGCAGGCATATGTGGCAGCAGTGGGCGGAGACAACCCTAAAATAAAGGGGCTGCCGTTGATTCAGCAATTTGAGCATATTTTTGCATTCATGAGGATGCCTTTTAAAGGCTATGTATTGGGAGAAGGAAATCGTCCCGGCGATATTCTTGATGATCATCAGGCGCTGTCCGCTGCGAGCCGATTATTGAAAAGACATGATGCGATATGA
- a CDS encoding LysR family transcriptional regulator, with amino-acid sequence MELKQLITFITAAEQVNFTLTAKMLNYAQSSVTSQIKSLEEEIGTPLFERLGKRLILTEAGKTFKAYAEKIITLTEEAKMAANQVRETTGTLKIGATESQCTYRLPPIIKAFKQAFPQVKLIFKPYISNKQAKEQLLHGQLDITFILDVSRADDALHVESLVQDEIKIVAANDHPFPAHSSVTLKDLQNETLLLTEDGCSYRTLFENTLHDAAVYPDKLEFVSIEAIKQCVMAGLGIGLLPEMTVKNDIAAGRMKELNWQNDCPVFTQLAWHKDKWMSAPLKAFIDLTRKTFK; translated from the coding sequence GTGGAATTGAAGCAGCTGATAACGTTTATTACGGCGGCAGAACAGGTGAATTTCACCCTAACCGCCAAGATGCTTAATTATGCACAATCAAGTGTTACCTCTCAGATCAAATCACTTGAAGAAGAAATCGGGACGCCTTTATTTGAGCGGCTCGGCAAGCGGCTCATCCTGACAGAAGCCGGCAAAACGTTCAAAGCTTATGCAGAGAAGATCATTACTTTAACAGAAGAGGCAAAAATGGCCGCAAATCAAGTTAGAGAAACAACAGGAACCTTAAAAATAGGGGCGACGGAAAGCCAGTGCACATATCGTCTTCCGCCTATCATAAAAGCATTTAAACAGGCTTTTCCCCAAGTAAAGCTCATCTTCAAACCGTATATTTCCAATAAACAAGCGAAAGAACAGCTCTTACATGGCCAGCTTGATATCACCTTTATCTTGGATGTAAGCCGGGCGGACGACGCACTGCACGTTGAATCTCTGGTTCAGGATGAGATTAAAATAGTAGCTGCCAACGACCATCCTTTCCCTGCACATTCATCAGTAACATTGAAGGATCTTCAAAACGAAACCCTTCTGCTGACAGAAGACGGCTGCTCTTACCGCACGCTCTTTGAAAACACTTTACATGACGCCGCTGTCTACCCTGACAAATTAGAATTTGTCAGCATAGAAGCCATCAAACAATGCGTGATGGCGGGACTTGGAATTGGACTATTGCCTGAAATGACAGTAAAAAATGATATCGCAGCAGGCCGGATGAAAGAACTCAATTGGCAGAACGATTGCCCCGTTTTTACTCAATTAGCATGGCACAAGGACAAATGGATGTCTGCGCCATTAAAGGCTTTTATCGATTTGACGAGGAAAACATTCAAATAA
- a CDS encoding AraC family transcriptional regulator translates to MIAQAIDLFKTSNLNVTEVSSTLGFSNPYSFSRVFKRVTGVAPSVYINELYRNQ, encoded by the coding sequence TTGATCGCACAGGCAATTGATCTATTCAAAACAAGCAACTTAAACGTAACTGAAGTCAGCAGCACATTAGGCTTTTCTAACCCTTATTCCTTCAGCAGAGTGTTCAAACGGGTCACAGGAGTAGCCCCGTCTGTATATATAAACGAGCTATACAGGAACCAATAA
- a CDS encoding endonuclease V translates to MYIDQIHQFNQNKKEEFIKTQQSLQPKINLSHTITPDSINTYAGVDLAYWEQDGEPYGVCSIIVMDAETKEVIEKVHSMGKISVPYVSGFLAFRELPLIIEAAKRLETEPDVFLFDGNGYLHYNHMGVATHAAFFLGKPTIGIAKTYLKIKGCDFEMPENEVGAYTDIIIDGEVYGRALRTRCDVKPIFLSCGNQIDLESSYQITMNLINQESRLPIPVRLADLETHVLRTFYQKNHV, encoded by the coding sequence ATGTATATAGACCAAATACACCAATTCAACCAAAACAAAAAAGAAGAATTTATAAAAACACAACAATCCCTTCAACCTAAAATCAACCTATCACACACCATCACCCCAGACTCCATCAACACTTACGCGGGCGTCGATCTCGCTTATTGGGAGCAGGATGGGGAACCATACGGGGTGTGCAGCATTATCGTGATGGACGCTGAGACGAAAGAAGTCATTGAAAAAGTGCACAGCATGGGGAAAATCAGTGTGCCGTATGTTTCCGGCTTCCTTGCGTTTCGGGAGCTGCCGCTGATCATCGAGGCGGCGAAAAGACTGGAAACGGAGCCGGATGTGTTTTTGTTTGATGGCAACGGGTATCTGCATTACAACCATATGGGCGTTGCCACCCATGCGGCTTTTTTTCTGGGGAAGCCGACGATTGGGATTGCGAAAACTTATCTGAAAATCAAAGGCTGTGATTTTGAGATGCCTGAAAATGAAGTTGGCGCATATACCGATATTATCATTGACGGCGAGGTATATGGGCGTGCCCTGCGGACGCGTTGTGACGTGAAGCCTATCTTCTTGTCTTGCGGAAATCAAATTGATTTAGAAAGCAGCTATCAGATCACGATGAACCTGATCAATCAAGAAAGCAGGCTGCCAATCCCTGTCCGTCTAGCTGATCTAGAGACACATGTCTTGCGAACGTTCTATCAGAAAAACCACGTGTAA
- a CDS encoding toxin-antitoxin system YwqK family antitoxin: protein MEENNKYTKDFVLKNGVNFDDLWFTSYNDEILDNPEDEGGKPFTGLAFELFENGNLMYFCLYKDGLAHGLNREFYESGKIKCEEHFKYGLVNGKSVCWHENGNVKSTSEVELSVKLNYKEWDENGKLLIAKELEQDKENAQYVTLLKRREINRNLGRG, encoded by the coding sequence ATGGAAGAAAACAATAAATATACAAAGGACTTTGTCCTGAAAAATGGTGTAAACTTTGATGATTTATGGTTTACTTCATATAATGACGAGATTCTCGACAATCCAGAAGATGAAGGTGGAAAGCCATTTACAGGGTTAGCATTCGAACTGTTTGAAAATGGGAATCTAATGTATTTTTGTTTGTATAAAGATGGATTAGCTCATGGCTTAAATCGCGAGTTTTATGAAAGTGGAAAAATTAAATGTGAAGAGCACTTTAAATATGGATTAGTTAATGGAAAAAGTGTTTGTTGGCATGAAAATGGAAATGTTAAATCAACAAGCGAAGTCGAGCTATCAGTTAAATTGAATTATAAAGAATGGGATGAAAATGGAAAACTTCTAATAGCAAAAGAATTAGAACAAGATAAAGAAAATGCGCAATATGTCACTTTATTAAAAAGAAGAGAGATAAATCGTAACTTAGGTAGGGGATAA
- the cdiI gene encoding ribonuclease toxin immunity protein CdiI: MSVYEDFIEMMKQNNLTKEAVIDVLNLYVNGRNFLHHLEEFKNKDGERREYNGVIFSDEYEQDDEEYFGQNKVLFYSGDGDDDYDIVDYDELYQYLSATCNFYLEKNPEKKEVIEELSKKIKEKYNIK, encoded by the coding sequence ATGAGTGTATATGAAGATTTTATTGAGATGATGAAACAGAATAATTTGACTAAAGAAGCAGTTATAGATGTATTGAATCTTTATGTTAATGGACGTAACTTCCTTCACCATTTAGAAGAATTTAAGAATAAAGATGGGGAACGTCGGGAATATAATGGAGTAATTTTTTCAGATGAATATGAACAAGATGATGAGGAATACTTTGGACAAAATAAAGTTCTATTCTATTCTGGTGATGGTGATGATGATTACGATATTGTGGATTATGATGAATTGTATCAGTATTTAAGTGCAACATGTAATTTTTATCTAGAAAAAAATCCTGAAAAGAAAGAAGTTATTGAAGAGTTGTCTAAGAAAATAAAAGAAAAATATAATATTAAATAA
- a CDS encoding CdiA family toxin C-terminal domain-containing protein: protein MASGGKGSKGTGNLKFKEGYYAEHTTGPVKKFTERNGVSGGHNYDEFKNYFDSKSNKYELENVNKKEHPSIDGIFDIEYKVKYEKMDYTGKNGTGEYKVIPNKDKMYKKTVYDPKVIPDDEIIELSKKAMVEGLSSKREIPLLKQKKIKIQGQTDYDGKKIKFEGIMNSETGEIENAYPVLEWVD from the coding sequence ATGGCTAGTGGTGGTAAAGGTAGTAAGGGTACGGGTAATCTAAAATTTAAAGAAGGTTACTATGCTGAACATACAACAGGACCAGTTAAAAAGTTTACAGAACGTAATGGTGTTAGTGGTGGACATAATTATGATGAGTTTAAGAATTATTTTGATAGTAAATCTAACAAGTATGAGTTGGAAAATGTTAATAAAAAAGAACATCCAAGTATAGATGGAATTTTCGATATAGAATATAAAGTAAAATATGAAAAAATGGACTATACTGGTAAAAACGGAACGGGCGAATACAAAGTAATACCTAATAAAGACAAAATGTATAAAAAGACAGTGTACGACCCAAAGGTTATTCCGGATGATGAAATAATAGAATTAAGCAAAAAGGCAATGGTTGAAGGATTAAGCAGTAAAAGGGAAATTCCTCTATTAAAACAAAAGAAGATAAAAATACAAGGACAAACAGACTATGATGGAAAAAAAATAAAATTTGAAGGTATTATGAATTCAGAAACTGGAGAGATAGAGAATGCTTATCCAGTGTTAGAATGGGTGGATTAG
- a CDS encoding YwqI/YxiC family protein, with protein sequence MSEIKLKYDTVIKTLDSVKDALAGVSIGAAGSNGKNNLEYTKKYHEREASIKTMLGDYKKAVQKNIEDTKDNVDSLKEQDEAIGAK encoded by the coding sequence ATGTCAGAAATTAAGCTGAAATACGATACTGTTATTAAAACATTGGATTCTGTCAAAGATGCGCTGGCTGGTGTATCAATCGGCGCCGCCGGATCCAATGGCAAGAACAACCTGGAATATACAAAAAAGTACCATGAGCGCGAGGCAAGCATTAAAACCATGCTGGGCGATTATAAAAAAGCTGTCCAAAAAAACATAGAAGACACGAAAGACAATGTTGATTCACTGAAGGAGCAGGACGAGGCAATTGGCGCAAAATAG
- a CDS encoding DUF5082 family protein, translating into MGYESKLADIKSSLNGKISDIEDKIEKLKKAKKDIDTLQEEAITEIKDIVKPELGKHWTGTKADDFDKGREEAKSEASKIVNDKYNEYMASISGEIISLELNKATYATELFIANGAADLLKKGEEFAEEVGNTIRQLKWW; encoded by the coding sequence ATGGGTTATGAAAGTAAGCTGGCGGATATCAAAAGTTCGCTCAACGGAAAAATTTCCGATATCGAAGACAAGATCGAAAAGCTGAAAAAAGCAAAAAAGGACATAGACACACTGCAAGAAGAGGCCATTACAGAAATCAAAGACATTGTGAAACCGGAATTGGGCAAGCACTGGACGGGAACAAAAGCGGATGATTTCGACAAGGGCAGAGAAGAGGCGAAATCGGAAGCTTCCAAGATTGTGAATGATAAGTATAACGAGTATATGGCTTCGATTAGTGGTGAAATTATTAGTCTAGAATTAAATAAAGCCACTTATGCGACGGAATTGTTCATAGCAAATGGTGCAGCAGATCTTCTTAAAAAGGGAGAAGAATTCGCGGAAGAAGTCGGAAATACAATTAGACAACTAAAATGGTGGTGA
- the uglF gene encoding UDP-glucose 6-dehydrogenase UglF: MNITVIGTGYVGLVTGVSLSEIGYHVTCIDIDAHKIDEMRKGISPIFEPGLEELMRKNTADGRLNFEMSYEKGLAQADIIFIAVGTPQKSDGHANLEHITDAAKRIARHVKQDAIVVTKSTVPVGTNDLIKGLITEHLAAPVSISVASNPEFLREGSAISDTFHGDRIVIGTADQTTAKTLEELFRPFQIPIYQTDIRSAEMIKYASNAFLATKISFINEISNICEKVGADIEAVAYGMGQDKRIGSQFLKAGIGYGGSCFPKDTNALVQIAGNVEHDFELLKSVIKVNNNQQAILVDKALNRLGGVTGKTIALLGLSFKPNTDDLREAPSIVIADRLAALDAHMKAYDPIAADHAKRVLPEAVEYKETIEEAVKGSDAVMILTDWADIKQFPLAAYQNLMETPLIFDGRNCYTLDEAAAAGVEYYSVGRKAVVPAGAIQ; this comes from the coding sequence ATGAATATAACAGTCATCGGAACAGGCTATGTCGGTCTTGTGACAGGTGTTTCTCTTTCTGAGATTGGATATCATGTAACCTGCATTGATATTGACGCTCACAAGATTGATGAAATGAGAAAGGGCATTTCCCCCATATTTGAACCGGGTCTTGAAGAGCTGATGAGGAAAAATACAGCTGATGGACGGCTGAACTTTGAAATGAGCTATGAGAAAGGCTTGGCACAGGCAGACATTATTTTTATAGCGGTCGGTACACCGCAGAAAAGCGACGGGCACGCGAATCTGGAGCATATTACAGATGCGGCCAAACGCATCGCCCGGCATGTCAAACAGGATGCCATCGTGGTAACGAAAAGCACAGTGCCCGTCGGGACAAACGATTTGATTAAGGGGCTGATCACTGAACATCTTGCGGCGCCTGTCAGCATTTCGGTCGCGTCCAATCCGGAATTTTTACGTGAAGGGTCAGCGATCTCTGACACGTTTCATGGCGATAGGATCGTGATCGGAACAGCGGATCAGACAACAGCCAAGACGCTTGAGGAGCTTTTCCGCCCGTTCCAAATTCCGATTTATCAAACGGATATCAGAAGCGCCGAGATGATCAAATATGCCTCAAATGCTTTTCTGGCCACTAAAATCAGTTTTATAAATGAAATTTCAAATATATGTGAAAAGGTCGGCGCCGATATTGAAGCAGTCGCGTACGGCATGGGACAGGATAAGCGGATCGGGAGCCAGTTTTTAAAAGCGGGCATAGGTTACGGCGGCTCTTGTTTTCCGAAGGACACAAACGCCCTCGTGCAAATTGCCGGCAATGTCGAGCATGATTTTGAGCTGCTGAAATCGGTCATCAAAGTCAACAACAATCAGCAGGCGATCCTGGTAGATAAAGCGCTGAACAGGCTCGGCGGGGTGACGGGAAAAACGATTGCCCTTTTGGGACTGTCATTTAAACCGAATACAGATGATTTGAGGGAAGCGCCGTCGATTGTCATCGCAGACCGTCTCGCTGCGCTCGACGCCCATATGAAAGCCTATGATCCGATTGCCGCGGACCATGCAAAGCGTGTTCTGCCAGAAGCCGTTGAATATAAAGAGACAATCGAGGAAGCTGTCAAAGGCTCTGACGCCGTCATGATTTTAACCGACTGGGCCGACATTAAACAATTCCCGTTAGCGGCCTATCAGAACTTGATGGAAACGCCGCTCATCTTTGACGGCAGAAACTGCTACACATTGGATGAAGCAGCCGCTGCAGGGGTGGAATATTATTCTGTGGGACGGAAGGCGGTTGTTCCAGCAGGTGCAATTCAATAG